GGTGCGTTCCTCCAGGCCAACCCTGGTTACATGACCATGCATGTAATCAAGAAGTCGCTGAAGATGTTCGGCACCCGCTTCACCCACACCTTCTACCTCGAAGTGCTGGGCCTGGTGTACGAGATCCTCAACAAGAGCCGTCGTGAAGGCATGATGGCCATCGAGGGGGACATCGAGGACGCCGCGGCCAGCCCGATCTTTGCCAAGTACCCGGCCGTGCTGGGCGATGAGCGCATGACCGCGTTCATCTGCGACTACCTGCGGATCATGTCCACAGGCAACATGGCGCCCCATGAGCTCGAAGGCCTGTTCGACATGGAGCTGCTGAGCATGAAGGAAGAGCTGGAGCACCCGTCCCACGCGGTGACCGGCATCGCCGACGGCATGCCCGGCTTCGGTATCGTCGCGGCGGTACTGGGTATCGTGGTGACCATGGCCTCGTTGGGCGATGGCGACCAGAAGTCCATCGGCCTGCACGTGGGCGCGGCACTGGTCGGTACCTTCTTCGGTATTCTCGCTGCCTACGGCTTCTTCGGCCCGCTGGCCAACGCCCTGCGCCACGATGCGAAAGAGGAACTGAACGTCTACGAGGCGATCAAGGCCTCGCTGGTGGCCTCGGCCTCCGGCATGCCGCCGTCGCTGGCGGTCGAGTTCGGTCGCAAGGTGCTGTACCCGGCGCACCGCCCGAGCTTCGCCGAGCTGGAACAAGCGGTACGCGGTCGCTAAGCCATGGAGAACAATCAGCCCATCATCGTCAAGCGCGTCAAGCGCTTTGGCGACGGCCATCACGGCGGCGCCTGGAAAATCGCCTTCGCCGACTTCGCCACGGCGATGATGGCGTTCTTCCTGGTGCTCTGGCTGCTGTCGACGGCCACGCCCGAGCAGAAGATCGCCATCGCCGGCTACTTCAAGGATCCGATCGGCTTCTCCGAGAGCGGCACGCCCTACATCATCGACCTGGGCGGTTCGCCGCAACTGGCGCCGGAAAAGACCATCAACCCGGAAGTGAAGTCCGAACCGACGCCCGACACCAGCCTGCAGCTGGACAAGGACAAGGTCGAGACCATGGCCGAGCAGGTCGAGCGCGAGCGCCTCGAGCTCTTGCTGCAGGAGTTGCAGAACAAGGTCGAGGAAAACCCGCAACTGCAGAAGTTCAAGGACCAGATCCTGTTCGAGATCACCCAGGACGGTCTGCGCATCCAGATCATGGATGCCGAGAACCGGCCAATGTTTGACCTGGGGAGTGCACGACTGCAGCCCTATTTCGAAGATATTCTGTTGGCCATGGCCGACACCATCAAGGCGGTCCCGAACAAGATCAGCATCAGTGGCCATACCGATGCCAAGCCGTATTCCGGTACCGGCGATTTCGGTAACTGGGAGCTTTCGGCCAACCGCGCCAACGCGGCGCGTCGTGCATTGGTCGCCGGTGGCTATCCGGACGAGCAAGTGGCCCGTGTGGTCGGTTATGCATCGTCGTCGCTGTTCGACCGTGCCAACCCGTTTAACCCGGTCAACCGCCGTATCGACATCATCGTCCTGACCAAGAAGGCGCAACGCGATATCGAAGGTGAGCAGGGCAAGCCGGACGCAGCGCCACCTGCCGCTGAAGCACCGCCTGCGGGCGTTGCGCCAGGTGCGGACGCGACACCGGGCGATACGCCGATGCAGCCGCGCGAGCTGCGCCAGAAGCTGAACATCTTCGAGGATGGCGTGTTGAAGATGGATGAGGCCAAAGACCAGTAATTGACAGGGGCCGCTTTGCGGCCCCGATGCATTCAGAACCCCCGCCTGATCTTGGCCTTGAGATCGGCATGGAAGAAATCTGCATTGTCCCTGTCCGACACTACGCCGTCCCCGGCCGGTGAAGCCATGGCCCGGCCAAAGGTCTGCTCGTCATGATAGGCGCGCACGAACAGGTCTATATGCGCTCGTTCCCGCATTACTGGCCACTTGCGCAGGCTCTGCGGCAGTTCAGTCGAGTCAGGATGGTAGAAAGTCACCCGGCGATCCGCCATGGCCGCTGCGCCCAGTAACCAGGCCGTCCACAAGTCTTCGGTATAGGCCTCGCAGAGCACTCCGATCCAGTGAGTGGCATCGGCCATGTGTTGGCAAAAGCTGCCATGCAGGTCGTCGTGGGTCTGTCCTTCACTGTCGAAGGGGACGAGTTGGGTGGGAATGCCTTCTAGTAGCAGGCGCTCGTTCAAGATGAAGGCATCGAGCCGTTCGTTCTGGTGGTAACTGATGAATACCGGCATCTGTGCTGCCCTCCCTGATCAATGCCGACGACAAAGTCATGACCATCAGGGAAAACCGTGGGAGGGACAATAGGAGACCGCGAAACCGGAGCGGTCCTACCTGCTCCGGTAAAATTTCCTACGATGCTGGCGTGCTTGCCGTCACTTCAATAGGTGTCTTCCGGCAAACTGGCGATGATCGAGCGGTAGCTGTTCATTCGCTGTTGCGTGACGCTGCCGTCTTCCAGGGCCTTGAGCAGCGCACAGCCAGGCTCGCGGTCATGCTTGCAGTCGCGGAAGCGGCAGTTGCCGATCAGTTCGCGGAATTCGATGAATCCATCCTCGACATCATCACGGCTGACATGGCCCAGGCCGAATTCGCGGATGCCCGGCGAGTCGATCAGGTCACCGCCATTGGGGAAGTGGTAGAGGCGCGCGGTGGTAGTGGTGTGAGTGCCCTGGCCGGACCATTCCGATAGGTCGCCGACACGGGTGCCTGCATCAGGCAGCAGGCTGTTGACCAGCGAGGACTTGCCCACGCCCGACTGTCCGACGAACACGCTGATATGACCATCGAGCGTCTGCTGCAAGCGCTGCATGCCATCGCCCTGGTGCGCCGAGACTTCCAGCAGCGGGTAGCCCAGGCCGCGGTAGACCTCGAGCATGGCATTGAGAGTCGGGGCGTTCTCGTCGTTGATCAGGTCGGCCTTGTTCAGCAGTAGCAGTGGGTGGATGCCGGCATGCTCGGCGGCGACCAGGTACCGGTCGATCAGGTTGGGGTGCGGTTCGGGCGCAGGGGCGAAGACAATGACGATCAGGTCGACGTTGGCTGCCACCGGCTTGAGCTGGCCATGATTGTTTGGCCGGCAGAGCTCGGTGCTGCGCGGCATCTGCGCGACGATCACGCCGATGCCCTGGTTGCCCGCGCGCCAGACCACACGGTCGCCGGTGACCAGCGCCGGCAGATTGGCCCGCAGGTGGCAACGGAAGACCTGGCCGGCGGCCTCGCCGTCCTGGGCCTCGACCTCGACCTGCACACCGAAGTGGGCGATCACCAGGCCCAGTTGTTCCGGCCCTAGATCGCCACCCTCCAGTTCCTGCAGCACGTGCTGCTCGCGTTTGGCGGCGCGGGCGGCGCGCTCGCCCTGGATCTTTTCGATGCGCCAGTTCTGGCGGCGATTGAGCTGGCGTTTGGCCATGAGGGTTCCGTGTCGGCGGGGCAGAAAGAAAACGGCGGGCAGTTTAGCACGGCACGCCCACGAGCCGCCCCGCTAGGCTAATATGACGGGCTATTCGAGGAGCCTTTTCATGCAGAACCCACAGAATCTGATCTGGATCGATCTGGAGATGACCGGCCTGGATCCGGACAACGACGTCATCATCGAGATGGCCACCATCGTCACCGACAGCGAGCTGAACACCCTGGCCGAAGGCCCGGTGATCGCCATTCACCACAGTGATGAGGTGTTGGCGCGCATGGACGAGTGGAACACCCGCACCCACGGCGCCTCGGGCCTGACCCAGCGCGTGCGGGAGAGCAAGGTGAGCATGGCCGAGGCCGAGGCGCAGACCATCGCTTTCCTCGAACAGTGGGTGCCGAAGGGCAAGTCGCCGATCTGTGGCAACAGTATCTGCCAGGACCGTCGTTTCCTGTATCGCCACATGCGCGAGTTGGAAAACTACTTCCACTATCGCAACCTCGATGTGTCCACGCTCAAGGAGCTGGCCGCGCGCTGGGCGCCGGAAGTGCGTGACAGCTTCAAGAAGGGCAGCACCCACCTGGCGCTGGACGATATTCGCGAGTCGATTGGCGAGCTGCGCCACTATCGCGAGCACTTCATCAAGGTCTGACCTTGTCGTGCGCCGACGATCGTCGGCGCGCCCCCTTTTGGTGCCCCGCGCGACTGGGTAGACTGCGCGCCTTTCCCGCACGGACCTGCACCATGTTGCTGATGCTCTACCTCATCGCGATCACCGCCGAAGCCATGACCGGCGCCCTGTCCGCCGGCCGCCGCGGCATGGACTGGTTCGGCGTGGTGCTGATCGCCTGCGTCACCGCGCTCGGTGGTGGCTCGGTGCGTGACGTGCTGCTTGGGCACTACCCGCTGACCTGGGTGAAGCACCCGGAGTACCTGGTGCTGACCAGCTTCGCGGCGCTGCTGACGATTTTCATCGCGCCCTTGATGCGTCACCTGCGGTCGCTGTTCCTGGTGCTCGACGCGCTGGGGTTGGTGGCGTTTACCCTGATCGGCTGCATGACCGCGCTGGAGATGGGGCAGGGGTTCCTGGTTGCTTCGATCAGCGGGGTGATTACCGGGGTGTTTGGCGGCATCCTGCGGGATATCTTCTGCAACGATATTCCGCTGGTGTTTCGGCGTGAGCTCTATGCCAGTGTGTCGTTCGCGGCGGCTTGGTTCTACCTGGGGTGTGTTTACTTCAAGGTACCGGCGGAGCAGGCCATGTTGCTGACATTGTTTGGTGGTTTTCTGGTGCGTTTGTTGGCGATTCGGTTTCATTGGGAGATGCCGAAGTTTCATTACAACGATCAACAGTAAACTAGCGCTGCGCTTTGAGGGGTTCAGTTATCCCTGTGGGAGACGGCTAGCCGCCGAGAGCCTATAACTTAGCTACACTGCCAGTGGTCCAATAGTTGGTTCATGTCTGTTGATCTTGATCTTGATCTTGATCTTGATCTTGATCTTGCTTCTAAGCGCGCGATAGTTCAGGCAACGCCAATTGCGACTTCAGGAGGCCGAGCGGAGTTCTTGCGGAGGGAGGTGACGGGCATGGATGCCCGTCAAGCGCTGCGCCCCAGGATGGGGCGTTCAGCGCGGTCCTCCCGGGAGCAAGAACGGAGCGAGGGAACCCCGGAGCGAAGCGTAGGGGCCGGATGAATGGAGCGAGGATTTTTTGGTGACTTTTTGATCCTTCAAAAAGTTACCCGCCGTAAGGGCGGAAAGGTGACTTCGCGTCACCATCGCGAATGAATGCGCATATAGCTTTCAAAACACATGCTCTAAAAGTCAAAGTCAAAGTCAAAGTCAAAGTCAAAGTCGGTCGGCGCTGGTTTTAATGGTTGTAAGTGCATTCGTTTGCGATGTCGACGCATAGTCACCTTTTCGCCCTTACGGCGAGTTCCTTTTTGAAGGATCAAAAAGGAACCAAAAAATCCTCGCTCCATTCATCCGGCCCTCCGCTTCGCTCCGGGTTCCCTCACTCCGGCCTTGCTCCCGGGAGGACCGCGCTGTACGCCCCATCCTGGGGCGCAGCGCTTGACGGGCATCCATGCCCGTCACCTCCCTCCGCAAGACCTCCGTTCGGCCTCCTGAAGTCGCGAAGTTACGGGCGGCGCCTGGACTGGCGCAGCTGTCGCTAGTGGGCTGCAGGGGTTAATCTTCTGATCGCCAAGGCCGGCAGGCGTCAAAGGGCGTCGTGGCGAGCCAGCGCCCACTCCACGTGCTCGCGTACCAGCTCCGAAGGATCATCCCGCCGCGCGTTGAGCGCCTCCAGCACGGGAATGGTCGATGGCGCATTCCCCAGTCCCACCGCTAGGTTACGCAAAAACCGCTCATACCCCGCCCGCCGCAAGGGCGAGCCCTCGGTGCAACCGAGAAAACGCTTTTCATCCCACAGGAACAGCTCGGCCAGCTCGATATTGTCCAGCCCCCGGCGGGGCATGAAGTCGTCTTCGGTCGTGGTCTTGGCGAAACGGTTCCAAGGGCAGACGATCTGGCAATCGTCGCAGCCGAACACCCGGTTACCGATCAGTGGGCGCAGTTCCAGTGGAATGGCACCGCGTAATTCGATGGTCAGATAGGAGATGCAGCGTCGGGCATCAAGCTGGTAGGCCCCGACGAATGCCTGGGTCGGGCAGATGTCCAGGCACGCCTGGCAGCGCCCGCAATGATCGCTGCCCTGCACGCCGTCGATCGGCAGCGGGAGGTCGACGAACAGCTCGGCCAGGAAGAAATAGCTGCCAGCCTTGCGGTTCAGCAGCAGGGTGTTCTTGCCGATCCAGCCCAGGCCGGCTTCCTGCGCCAGGGCCTTTTCCAGCACCGGGGCGCTGTCGACGAAGGCGCGGTAGCCAAAGGGACCGATGGCCGCCTGGATGCGGTCGGCGAAGTGCTGCACGCGCTTGCGCACCAGCTTGTGATAATCGCGGCCCAAGGCGTAGCGCGAGATATAGGCCTTTTCCGGCTCCGCCAGGCGCTTGGCCATCTGCGTGTCGCCGGGCAGGTAGTCCATGCGCAGCGAAATCACCCGTAGCGTGCCGGGGATCAGCTCGGCCGGGCGCGAGCGCTTGTGGCCATGGTCGCCCATGTACTCCATTTCGCCGTTGTAGCCAGCGGCCAGCCAGCGCTGCAGGTGCTGTTCGTGCTCGCCAAGATCGACGCCGGCGATGCCGACATGGGCAAAACCGAGTTCGCGGCCCCAATCCTTGATCGATTGGGCCAGTGTGGCGATGTCTGGAGTCGTGGCGGGCATGGATGGATAAGGCATTACAGGCACAGGTGCGTATAATTCTGCCAGACATCGGAGCCTTTGACCCCATGCCTCAGACCAAACACCCCCCATTGTTGCTGAGCAGCCTGACCTTGGCCGGGCTGCCACCCCGTGCCGCCGATGCCCACAAGGGCGATTTCGGCCATGTGCTGGTGATCGGCGGTGACCTGGGCACCGGCGGCGCGGTCTTGCTCAGCAGCGAGGCGGCACTGCGTTGCGGCGCCGGCCTGGTCAGCGTGGCGACCCGTGCCGAGCACGTCGCCGCCGGGCTGGCCCGCCTGCCGGAGGTGATGTGGCAGGGCGTGAGCTCGGCCAACCAGTTGCTCGGCCCGCTCGCACGGGCCACGGTGCTGGTGGTCGGCCCCGGGCTGGGCCAGGCGGCCTGGGGCCGCAGCCTGCTGTCGGCGGTGACCCATGCGCATCTGCCGCAGGTATGGGACGCCGATGCTCTCAACCTGCTGGCCGCTGCGCCACTGGCGTTGCCCAGCGGCAGCATCCTCACCCCGCACCCGGGCGAGGCTGCGCGGCTGCTGGGCATCTCCACCGAGGCGGTGCAGGCCGACCGGCCGGGCGCCGCGCGCAAGCTGGCGCGGCGTTACGCCAGCGTCTGCGTGCTCAAGGGCGCGGGCACGCTGGTGGCCGATCCGGCGGGGCAGTTGGCGCAGTGCGGGCGAGGGCAT
This window of the Pseudomonas mosselii genome carries:
- the orn gene encoding oligoribonuclease; the protein is MQNPQNLIWIDLEMTGLDPDNDVIIEMATIVTDSELNTLAEGPVIAIHHSDEVLARMDEWNTRTHGASGLTQRVRESKVSMAEAEAQTIAFLEQWVPKGKSPICGNSICQDRRFLYRHMRELENYFHYRNLDVSTLKELAARWAPEVRDSFKKGSTHLALDDIRESIGELRHYREHFIKV
- a CDS encoding NAD(P)H-hydrate dehydratase, producing the protein MPQTKHPPLLLSSLTLAGLPPRAADAHKGDFGHVLVIGGDLGTGGAVLLSSEAALRCGAGLVSVATRAEHVAAGLARLPEVMWQGVSSANQLLGPLARATVLVVGPGLGQAAWGRSLLSAVTHAHLPQVWDADALNLLAAAPLALPSGSILTPHPGEAARLLGISTEAVQADRPGAARKLARRYASVCVLKGAGTLVADPAGQLAQCGRGHPAMAGAGLGDVLTGVLAALLAQGLDAWQAACLGVWLHACAGERLGVKGRGLAASDLVPVIRALLEEHSACQV
- the motB gene encoding flagellar motor protein MotB, which gives rise to MENNQPIIVKRVKRFGDGHHGGAWKIAFADFATAMMAFFLVLWLLSTATPEQKIAIAGYFKDPIGFSESGTPYIIDLGGSPQLAPEKTINPEVKSEPTPDTSLQLDKDKVETMAEQVERERLELLLQELQNKVEENPQLQKFKDQILFEITQDGLRIQIMDAENRPMFDLGSARLQPYFEDILLAMADTIKAVPNKISISGHTDAKPYSGTGDFGNWELSANRANAARRALVAGGYPDEQVARVVGYASSSLFDRANPFNPVNRRIDIIVLTKKAQRDIEGEQGKPDAAPPAAEAPPAGVAPGADATPGDTPMQPRELRQKLNIFEDGVLKMDEAKDQ
- the motA gene encoding flagellar motor stator protein MotA is translated as MAKIIGIIVVFASVLGGYVLSHGKIAALIQPFEVLIIGGAAFGAFLQANPGYMTMHVIKKSLKMFGTRFTHTFYLEVLGLVYEILNKSRREGMMAIEGDIEDAAASPIFAKYPAVLGDERMTAFICDYLRIMSTGNMAPHELEGLFDMELLSMKEELEHPSHAVTGIADGMPGFGIVAAVLGIVVTMASLGDGDQKSIGLHVGAALVGTFFGILAAYGFFGPLANALRHDAKEELNVYEAIKASLVASASGMPPSLAVEFGRKVLYPAHRPSFAELEQAVRGR
- the rsgA gene encoding small ribosomal subunit biogenesis GTPase RsgA, producing the protein MAKRQLNRRQNWRIEKIQGERAARAAKREQHVLQELEGGDLGPEQLGLVIAHFGVQVEVEAQDGEAAGQVFRCHLRANLPALVTGDRVVWRAGNQGIGVIVAQMPRSTELCRPNNHGQLKPVAANVDLIVIVFAPAPEPHPNLIDRYLVAAEHAGIHPLLLLNKADLINDENAPTLNAMLEVYRGLGYPLLEVSAHQGDGMQRLQQTLDGHISVFVGQSGVGKSSLVNSLLPDAGTRVGDLSEWSGQGTHTTTTARLYHFPNGGDLIDSPGIREFGLGHVSRDDVEDGFIEFRELIGNCRFRDCKHDREPGCALLKALEDGSVTQQRMNSYRSIIASLPEDTY
- the queG gene encoding tRNA epoxyqueuosine(34) reductase QueG, which translates into the protein MPATTPDIATLAQSIKDWGRELGFAHVGIAGVDLGEHEQHLQRWLAAGYNGEMEYMGDHGHKRSRPAELIPGTLRVISLRMDYLPGDTQMAKRLAEPEKAYISRYALGRDYHKLVRKRVQHFADRIQAAIGPFGYRAFVDSAPVLEKALAQEAGLGWIGKNTLLLNRKAGSYFFLAELFVDLPLPIDGVQGSDHCGRCQACLDICPTQAFVGAYQLDARRCISYLTIELRGAIPLELRPLIGNRVFGCDDCQIVCPWNRFAKTTTEDDFMPRRGLDNIELAELFLWDEKRFLGCTEGSPLRRAGYERFLRNLAVGLGNAPSTIPVLEALNARRDDPSELVREHVEWALARHDAL
- a CDS encoding trimeric intracellular cation channel family protein, whose product is MLLMLYLIAITAEAMTGALSAGRRGMDWFGVVLIACVTALGGGSVRDVLLGHYPLTWVKHPEYLVLTSFAALLTIFIAPLMRHLRSLFLVLDALGLVAFTLIGCMTALEMGQGFLVASISGVITGVFGGILRDIFCNDIPLVFRRELYASVSFAAAWFYLGCVYFKVPAEQAMLLTLFGGFLVRLLAIRFHWEMPKFHYNDQQ
- a CDS encoding molecular chaperone Tir — encoded protein: MPVFISYHQNERLDAFILNERLLLEGIPTQLVPFDSEGQTHDDLHGSFCQHMADATHWIGVLCEAYTEDLWTAWLLGAAAMADRRVTFYHPDSTELPQSLRKWPVMRERAHIDLFVRAYHDEQTFGRAMASPAGDGVVSDRDNADFFHADLKAKIRRGF